A genomic stretch from Microbacterium proteolyticum includes:
- a CDS encoding DUF6177 family protein codes for MTTIDHPLLDAAGPGWAGTETRAPVVALTTAMSDWLHKTASQGLRPIVVSGEHSRMTQPLAQVLSAVQGHWVVRTRDDGFYDARSGVRLSAPADALTAGPSTPDTVHPLFVRAQVASTLQVVATVSTRHRVTRPVRLGGVAEAAVALFTDAEPAAWGAVEPLLAPWDRDDLTERTRRRIPLDSHWIAVGGGERAVVATVQAARTSEGLEETTRVWAAVPGVGRDAGTTATAEARELLARTATIGLPLIGVAFAAIGAPDLARRATAAPHAEPLALLVGPVGVRALGIDAKRWVDDAGGTVVGSPRLPGVLLPLGSVDGGGWTRLNDVLATLDPARLADLLDVAPHVRSQLVAPGATR; via the coding sequence ATCCGCTCCTCGACGCCGCCGGCCCCGGTTGGGCCGGGACCGAGACGCGCGCCCCCGTGGTCGCGCTCACCACGGCGATGAGCGACTGGCTGCACAAGACGGCGAGTCAGGGGCTCCGCCCGATCGTCGTCTCGGGCGAGCACTCGCGGATGACGCAGCCGCTCGCCCAGGTGCTGTCGGCGGTGCAGGGGCACTGGGTCGTCCGCACGCGCGACGACGGCTTCTACGACGCGCGCAGCGGCGTGCGGCTCTCGGCCCCCGCCGATGCGCTCACCGCCGGTCCATCGACTCCCGACACGGTGCATCCCCTCTTCGTGCGGGCGCAGGTGGCATCCACTCTCCAGGTCGTGGCGACCGTGTCGACGCGCCACCGCGTCACCCGCCCGGTGCGTCTGGGCGGGGTGGCCGAGGCGGCCGTCGCGCTGTTCACCGACGCGGAACCGGCCGCGTGGGGCGCCGTCGAGCCGTTGCTGGCACCCTGGGACCGCGACGATCTCACCGAGCGCACGCGCCGGCGCATCCCGCTCGACAGTCACTGGATCGCCGTCGGCGGCGGCGAGCGCGCGGTCGTCGCGACCGTTCAGGCCGCCCGCACGAGCGAGGGACTCGAAGAGACGACGCGGGTGTGGGCCGCCGTTCCGGGCGTCGGACGCGACGCGGGAACGACGGCGACCGCCGAGGCCCGCGAGCTGCTCGCGCGGACCGCGACGATCGGGCTTCCGCTCATCGGGGTGGCCTTCGCCGCGATCGGGGCGCCCGATCTCGCGCGGCGGGCCACGGCTGCGCCGCACGCCGAACCGCTCGCACTCCTGGTCGGCCCCGTCGGCGTGCGCGCGTTGGGCATCGATGCGAAGCGATGGGTCGACGATGCCGGCGGCACGGTCGTCGGCAGCCCCCGGCTCCCGGGTGTGCTGCTGCCGCTCGGATCGGTCGACGGCGGCGGGTGGACCCGACTGAACGATGTGCTCGCGACCCTCGACCCGGCGCGTCTCGCCGACCTGCTCGACGTCGCCCCGCACGTGCGCTCCCAACTCGTCGCCCCCGGAGCGACCCGCTGA